One window of the Candidatus Polarisedimenticolia bacterium genome contains the following:
- a CDS encoding proprotein convertase P-domain-containing protein, with amino-acid sequence MRILIAGALGLCLASSAMAKSNGESAVALRIEILPGEREKWVDPVLAEPVPVAILGSKEVDVRDIEPASLVLAGAAATKGEDGSLVSYRDVNGDGITDLLARFPSRSMRLDQHGVRAWLSGETRDGRALLGSGSLAVLRNERMERAARAAQELQTLPPIQARIDLLPGDPANVLELGNRGTVEVALLSASGFDATRVDPFLLRLSGAPVTRGPGGTLASVRDVDGDRRDDLVVEVAKALLQVDAETREVVLTGMTPEGRLLTARDDVSLAPTTTLTFDSDDATLAPRAPSVEFSSAPGINILDAAAASPYPSSIQVAGLTGVISKVRVTLRKLSHPFPSDIDILLVGPTGQSLVLMSDVGSGAGAASATLTFDDDAAHDLDPLTPMTSGTYRPINIGGSDVFTAPAPVPSGAVSLQAFDGTSPNGTWSLFVVDDRAGSAGSIAGGWSLEFVMATEFCSTGPLTINDQALATPYPLPIVVAGLTGAASKVTATLKGFSHPSPLDVQILLASPAGPSSLLMAETGGGTPGVSGVTLVLDDDAPLALDPEFNPASGTYRPAAFGVVPAFPAPAPPAPYPVNLGVFQSFNPNGTWNVLVRDVVPLDTGSIASVCLRITTMPPAAESNPAAIAIPAGAPGTTAGPAGPYPSTIDISGVIGTLVKATVTLHGVTHTFPRDLDVLLQSPSGADVLLMSDVGGSGPGVAGVDYTFDDAAATSLPTLTNVGSGTFKPSNDNTEGLDILPAPAPPAPYGAALVDLAGFSPNGTWRLYVFDDRAGDVGRISSGWSLKLSTWLPTFRACNVTHTNIPAGAPGTTQGPSDFYGSGIVTPQLPVDLSQYKLRVDLIGLSHTFPRDLDILLVGPEGQSALLMSDAGGGFPGISNVSLSFDDDAASGLAEADNPASGTYLPTDFDSADLLAPPAPGGPYGSSLSVFKGTNPSGLWALYVFDDSNADTGSFEQWCLNFIPSIDADEVQNLRFTNNTTVRWDAGPNATFYALYRGTPDQLANLDDAAADACLLIDPLGQEFGGLTEVPPVGSFFWYLVRGDNAQGEGSAGFQSLNGQLRARVMSSSGTCP; translated from the coding sequence ATGAGGATTCTGATCGCGGGAGCGTTGGGCCTGTGCCTGGCCTCGAGCGCCATGGCCAAGAGCAACGGGGAATCGGCGGTCGCGCTGCGGATCGAGATCCTGCCGGGAGAGCGGGAGAAGTGGGTGGACCCGGTCCTGGCGGAGCCGGTCCCGGTCGCCATCCTGGGCAGCAAGGAAGTGGACGTACGCGACATCGAGCCCGCCTCGCTCGTCCTCGCGGGCGCGGCGGCCACCAAGGGCGAGGACGGATCCCTGGTGTCGTACCGGGACGTGAATGGCGACGGAATCACGGACCTGCTCGCGAGGTTCCCCTCGCGCTCGATGCGGCTCGATCAGCACGGCGTGCGCGCCTGGCTGTCCGGAGAGACCCGGGACGGGCGGGCCCTCCTGGGGTCCGGGTCCCTGGCGGTGCTGCGCAACGAGCGGATGGAGCGCGCCGCGCGCGCGGCCCAGGAGCTCCAGACGCTCCCGCCCATCCAGGCCCGGATCGACCTGCTCCCGGGAGATCCGGCCAACGTCCTGGAGCTGGGGAACCGCGGCACGGTCGAGGTCGCGCTCTTGAGCGCGTCCGGCTTCGACGCAACGCGCGTCGATCCTTTCCTCCTGCGCCTGTCGGGAGCTCCGGTTACCCGCGGGCCGGGAGGCACGCTCGCCTCCGTGCGGGACGTGGACGGTGACCGGCGCGACGATCTCGTCGTGGAGGTCGCGAAGGCGCTCCTACAGGTCGACGCCGAAACGCGGGAGGTCGTCCTGACGGGCATGACGCCCGAAGGCCGTTTGCTCACGGCCAGGGACGACGTCTCGCTCGCCCCGACGACGACGCTCACCTTCGACAGCGACGACGCGACGCTCGCTCCCCGGGCCCCCAGCGTCGAGTTCTCGAGCGCCCCCGGCATCAACATCCTGGACGCGGCGGCGGCCTCCCCGTACCCGTCCTCGATCCAGGTGGCCGGTCTGACGGGGGTGATCTCCAAGGTGCGCGTCACCCTTAGAAAGCTGAGTCATCCCTTCCCGAGCGACATCGACATCCTGCTCGTCGGTCCCACGGGTCAAAGCCTGGTGCTGATGTCCGACGTGGGCTCAGGCGCGGGGGCGGCGAGCGCCACCCTCACGTTCGACGATGATGCGGCGCACGACCTGGACCCCTTGACCCCGATGACGTCGGGGACGTACCGGCCGATCAACATCGGCGGGTCGGACGTCTTCACCGCGCCGGCGCCGGTGCCGAGCGGAGCTGTTTCGCTCCAGGCGTTCGACGGCACCAGCCCCAACGGGACGTGGAGCCTCTTCGTGGTGGACGACCGGGCCGGCAGCGCCGGGTCGATCGCCGGCGGCTGGTCTCTGGAGTTCGTGATGGCCACCGAGTTCTGCAGCACGGGCCCGCTCACGATCAACGACCAGGCCCTCGCCACCCCCTACCCGTTGCCCATCGTCGTAGCGGGCCTGACCGGTGCGGCGAGCAAGGTGACCGCGACGCTCAAGGGGTTCAGCCATCCCTCCCCCCTTGACGTGCAAATCCTTCTTGCGAGCCCTGCCGGACCGTCGAGCCTCCTGATGGCGGAGACAGGCGGTGGGACTCCCGGAGTGTCGGGGGTGACGCTGGTGCTGGACGACGACGCCCCCCTTGCGCTCGACCCTGAGTTCAACCCCGCGAGCGGCACCTACCGTCCGGCCGCCTTCGGTGTGGTGCCTGCGTTTCCCGCTCCCGCTCCGCCCGCGCCCTACCCGGTCAACCTGGGAGTGTTCCAGTCATTCAATCCGAACGGGACGTGGAACGTCCTGGTGCGGGATGTTGTCCCATTGGATACGGGGAGCATCGCCAGCGTCTGCCTGCGGATCACGACGATGCCGCCCGCCGCGGAGAGCAATCCGGCCGCGATCGCCATTCCCGCCGGCGCACCGGGAACGACCGCCGGACCGGCAGGACCGTATCCGTCGACGATCGACATCTCGGGGGTGATCGGCACGCTCGTGAAGGCGACCGTCACCCTGCACGGCGTGACCCACACGTTCCCCAGGGACCTCGACGTGCTGCTGCAGAGCCCCTCGGGAGCAGACGTTCTCCTCATGTCGGACGTTGGCGGGTCGGGCCCCGGGGTCGCGGGGGTCGACTACACCTTCGACGACGCCGCCGCAACAAGCCTCCCCACGCTCACGAACGTCGGCTCCGGGACCTTCAAGCCCTCGAACGACAATACCGAAGGGCTGGACATTCTCCCCGCTCCGGCCCCACCTGCTCCGTATGGAGCCGCGCTCGTCGATCTCGCCGGATTCTCGCCCAACGGGACCTGGCGCCTCTACGTCTTCGACGACCGGGCGGGAGATGTCGGGAGGATCTCATCCGGCTGGTCGCTGAAGCTGAGCACCTGGCTCCCCACGTTTCGCGCCTGCAACGTGACCCACACCAACATCCCGGCCGGGGCACCGGGAACGACACAGGGCCCCTCGGACTTCTACGGGTCGGGCATCGTGACGCCCCAGTTACCCGTGGACTTGAGCCAGTACAAGCTTCGGGTCGATCTCATCGGGCTCAGCCACACCTTCCCCAGGGACCTGGACATCCTGCTCGTGGGTCCGGAAGGACAGAGCGCCCTCCTGATGTCCGACGCCGGTGGTGGCTTTCCGGGAATCAGCAACGTGAGCTTGAGCTTCGACGACGACGCGGCTTCGGGGCTTGCCGAGGCGGACAACCCCGCGTCCGGCACCTATCTGCCCACCGACTTCGACTCGGCGGACCTGCTGGCGCCGCCCGCCCCGGGCGGACCGTACGGAAGCAGCCTGTCGGTCTTCAAGGGTACCAATCCGTCCGGCCTCTGGGCGCTCTACGTCTTCGACGACTCGAACGCCGACACGGGAAGCTTCGAGCAGTGGTGTCTGAACTTCATCCCATCGATCGACGCCGACGAGGTTCAGAACCTTCGCTTCACCAACAACACGACCGTGAGGTGGGACGCGGGACCGAACGCGACGTTCTACGCGCTCTATCGCGGCACCCCCGACCAGCTGGCCAATCTCGACGATGCGGCGGCGGATGCGTGCCTGCTGATAGACCCATTGGGCCAGGAGTTCGGCGGTCTGACGGAGGTCCCGCCCGTCGGCAGCTTTTTCTGGTACCTGGTGCGAGGGGACAACGCGCAGGGCGAAGGCTCCGCGGGATTCCAGAGCCTGAACGGCCAGCTTCGTGCGCGCGTCATGAGCAGCTCTGGGACGTGCCCCTGA
- a CDS encoding AAA family ATPase yields the protein MKQFLEFRLDTVNHRLYREDERVSIAPKAFDLLRYLVQHAHRLVTQDEILDALWSDVHVNPEVVKKYILEIRKALGDRSEKPTFIETFPRRGYQFVAPISETEEFASVVAQVTAAMVGRDAEQARLEGYLDDALQGRRQIVFVSGEAGAGKTTLVDAFLRCAAMRAGVRVARGQCVEGFGGKEPYYPLLEAFGALLRESDRNDVAHAFLRYAPTWLLQFPSLVKSDAREALQRDTLGSTRERMVREIGEALEHLTRDERFVLVLEDLHWADLSTLDVVSALSRRRGPAKLLILGTFRPADGAAAENPLRVLVRDLVVHRLGDEISLGDLGVPEVAAYLAAEFPGADFPADLAGVIQRHSGGNALFMATLVRDMVERGMIVGGSGPWSLARPLSEVETAVPPTLQQVLEVQYAMLDAVEQRVLNQASVAGDRFSAWALATEPDLTSDEIEDVCERLAEQRHFLRPSGFRELGNGIVSAHYEFRHGLVRHAVSRRLTDVSRSRLHRLLGARLSALSSPGRRELAGEIALHFEEGRQYGPAVEHLIFASENAGARFAYLEAIRILEHAMALVPRLEAGSRADAEIRLLERIGDAHYWLGGMMDSVRAYEAAAVRAAGAGLTEARIHALSALVRPFGLIDPDRGIAAIEEAVALCAGSADPLLRGRTELLAAGSRLLYDAWRQEDWKICESAHRSLQRLDPAGVPAFHRMIFSHVKLLQGCYDEALADLESGIPKTNEPVALMVHLFALSGKTVALLQSGRLGVLLGLVRSGRAAAEKNGNDPWLFDYREAWLRTIVFDFEGALRLCEAVAGRATPYLRRQPETIARFAMGYAELERGHHEKAARCFAEILDSAITAKFFLHWYWRMRAQMGLSEVWLAARDLSRARRDADRFLASALQTSEPNLHALGWDLQARVSKAEKSRKGAVEAIERGLEVARRFRIPTVAWRLHATRSELYRRAKNDEAAEAERARAEKIILALADSFDADEPLRLCFLSAPPVRRILKRRPPVPGARQK from the coding sequence ATGAAGCAATTCCTCGAGTTTCGCCTCGACACGGTCAATCATCGTCTGTATCGCGAAGACGAGCGGGTTTCGATCGCGCCCAAGGCGTTCGACCTGCTGCGGTACCTGGTCCAGCATGCCCACCGGCTCGTGACCCAGGACGAGATCCTCGACGCCCTCTGGTCCGACGTCCACGTCAATCCGGAGGTCGTGAAGAAGTACATCCTCGAGATCCGGAAGGCCCTGGGGGATCGATCGGAGAAGCCGACGTTCATCGAGACGTTCCCGAGGCGCGGGTATCAGTTCGTGGCCCCCATCAGCGAGACCGAGGAATTCGCGTCGGTCGTTGCCCAGGTGACGGCGGCGATGGTCGGTCGCGACGCGGAACAGGCCCGCCTCGAAGGCTACCTCGACGACGCGCTGCAAGGGCGGCGGCAAATCGTCTTCGTCAGCGGCGAGGCGGGGGCGGGGAAAACGACGCTCGTCGACGCGTTCCTGCGCTGCGCCGCCATGCGGGCCGGAGTTCGCGTCGCGCGAGGCCAGTGCGTCGAGGGCTTCGGTGGCAAGGAGCCGTACTACCCGTTGCTGGAGGCGTTCGGCGCGCTCCTGCGCGAGTCAGACCGCAACGACGTCGCGCACGCGTTTCTCCGATACGCCCCGACCTGGCTCCTGCAGTTCCCCTCGCTCGTCAAGAGCGACGCGAGGGAGGCGCTGCAGCGGGACACGCTCGGGTCGACACGGGAGCGCATGGTGCGCGAGATAGGGGAAGCCCTGGAGCATCTGACCCGCGACGAACGGTTCGTCCTCGTCCTGGAGGACCTGCATTGGGCTGACCTGTCCACCCTCGACGTCGTGTCGGCTCTGTCCCGGAGGCGCGGTCCGGCGAAGCTCCTGATCCTCGGCACGTTCCGCCCGGCTGATGGCGCGGCAGCGGAGAACCCGCTGAGGGTGCTGGTTCGCGATCTCGTGGTCCATCGCCTCGGGGATGAGATAAGCCTGGGGGACCTCGGAGTTCCGGAGGTCGCCGCCTATCTCGCGGCGGAATTTCCCGGGGCCGATTTCCCCGCCGATCTCGCCGGCGTGATCCAGCGCCATTCGGGCGGCAATGCGCTCTTCATGGCCACGCTCGTGAGGGACATGGTGGAGCGGGGGATGATCGTCGGTGGGAGCGGACCCTGGTCCCTGGCCCGGCCCTTGTCCGAGGTGGAGACGGCGGTGCCTCCGACACTGCAGCAGGTGCTCGAAGTGCAGTACGCCATGCTCGACGCGGTCGAGCAACGGGTCCTGAACCAGGCGAGCGTCGCGGGGGACCGTTTCTCGGCCTGGGCGCTTGCGACCGAGCCGGACCTGACGTCGGACGAGATAGAAGACGTCTGCGAGCGGCTGGCGGAGCAGCGGCACTTCCTGCGACCGTCCGGCTTCAGGGAGCTCGGCAATGGGATCGTGTCTGCGCACTACGAGTTTCGCCACGGGCTGGTCCGGCACGCGGTGTCACGCCGCCTGACCGATGTAAGCCGATCCCGGCTGCACCGGCTCCTGGGGGCGCGGCTGAGCGCCCTGTCCTCCCCGGGCCGCCGTGAGCTGGCGGGCGAGATCGCTCTGCACTTCGAGGAGGGCAGGCAATACGGTCCGGCCGTCGAGCACCTGATCTTCGCCTCCGAGAATGCGGGAGCACGTTTCGCCTACCTAGAGGCGATTCGGATCCTCGAGCATGCGATGGCGCTCGTCCCACGCCTCGAGGCCGGAAGCCGGGCCGATGCGGAGATCCGGCTCCTGGAACGCATCGGAGATGCGCACTATTGGCTCGGCGGGATGATGGACAGCGTGCGCGCCTACGAAGCGGCCGCTGTCCGGGCGGCTGGGGCCGGGCTCACCGAAGCGCGGATCCACGCCCTCAGCGCGCTCGTCCGTCCCTTCGGACTCATCGATCCGGATCGCGGCATCGCCGCCATCGAGGAAGCGGTGGCCCTGTGCGCAGGGTCGGCCGATCCGCTCCTGCGCGGCCGGACCGAGCTGCTCGCCGCCGGAAGCCGGCTGCTCTATGACGCCTGGCGCCAGGAGGACTGGAAGATTTGTGAATCGGCCCATCGGTCCCTCCAGCGCCTCGACCCCGCCGGGGTGCCCGCATTCCACCGGATGATCTTTTCCCACGTGAAGCTGCTGCAGGGGTGCTACGACGAGGCGCTCGCGGATCTCGAGTCCGGTATCCCGAAGACGAACGAGCCGGTCGCCTTGATGGTCCATCTCTTCGCGCTGAGTGGCAAGACGGTGGCGTTGCTGCAGTCGGGTCGTCTCGGCGTTCTCCTGGGGCTGGTGCGGTCCGGTCGGGCGGCGGCCGAAAAGAACGGGAACGACCCGTGGCTCTTCGACTACCGGGAGGCCTGGCTCCGGACAATCGTGTTCGACTTCGAGGGGGCCCTGAGGCTATGCGAGGCCGTCGCGGGCCGCGCAACCCCCTATCTGCGGCGCCAGCCCGAGACCATCGCCAGATTCGCCATGGGGTACGCCGAGCTCGAGCGAGGGCATCACGAGAAGGCGGCACGCTGCTTCGCGGAAATTCTGGACTCGGCCATCACCGCGAAATTCTTCCTGCACTGGTACTGGCGAATGAGAGCGCAGATGGGACTCAGCGAGGTGTGGCTGGCGGCCCGCGATCTAAGCCGGGCCCGCCGCGATGCCGACCGCTTCCTCGCCTCCGCGTTACAGACCAGCGAACCGAACCTGCACGCCCTCGGATGGGACTTGCAGGCTCGGGTCTCGAAGGCCGAGAAGAGCCGGAAGGGCGCCGTCGAGGCGATCGAGCGAGGCCTGGAGGTGGCACGGCGATTCCGCATTCCCACGGTGGCCTGGCGCCTCCACGCGACACGCTCCGAGCTGTACCGACGCGCGAAGAACGATGAAGCGGCGGAGGCAGAACGCGCTCGAGCGGAGAAGATTATTCTGGCCTTGGCCGATTCGTTCGATGCCGACGAGCCGCTGCGCCTTTGCTTCCTGTCCGCCCCGCCCGTCCGGCGAATCCTGAAACGCCGCCCACCCGTCCCAGGGGCTCGCCAGAAATGA